A stretch of DNA from Planifilum fimeticola:
CATCGATCAGGGGACCGATGGTCACCCCTTCCTCCAGCCCGTAACCCACCTTCATCGCTTCCACGCGCCTCACCAGTGCTTCGGTAAAGGCCTCCGCAACGCTCTCGTGCACGTAAATGCGGTTGGTGCAGACACAGGTCTGTCCGGCATTGCGGAATTTGCTGGCCGCCACTTCCGCTGCCGCCGCCTCCAGGTCCGCATCTTCAAACACGAGGAAGGGAGCGTGCCCCCCCAGCTCCAGACTGACCCGTTTCACCGTGTCCGCCGCCTTTTTCATGAGGATTTTCCCCACTTCCGTCGACCCGGTGAAGGTCAGCTTGCGCACCCGGGGATCCTGAAGCAGGGAGTCCCCGATGGCCTCGGGACGACTTCCGGTAACCAGATTGACCACTCCCGGCGGAAATCCCGCCTCCTCCATCAGCTCCACCAACCGGCAGGCGGTGAGGGGCGTCTGCTCGGCGGGCTTGATCACCACGGTACAACCCGCCGCCAGCGCCGGAGCGATTTTCCGCGTGATCATCGCCGCCGGAAAATTCCACGGGGTAATGGCCGCAACCACCCCCACGGGCTGGCGAAGGACCCAAATCCGCTTATCGGCAAAGGAAGCGGGAATGGTTTCCCCGTAAATCCGCTTGGCCTCCTCTCCGTACCACTGAACAAAGTCCGCCGCGTATTGCACCTCTCCCCGGGCCTCCGCCAGGGGCTTTCCCTGTTCCCGGGTCATGCCTTCCGCCAGTTCATCCAGATGGTCCAACATCAAACGGTGCCAGTTGTGCAGGATGGCCGACCGTTCCTTGGCGGTTCGGGAGGACCAGCCGGGAAAGGCCCGGTGCGCGGCATCCACCGCCTTCCGCACATCCTCCGCCGTGGCCTCGGCGGCGGTTCCGACCACCTCCTTTGTCGCCGGATCCAACACTTCAAAGGTCTCCCCGCTGCCCGAGGCTGTCCACTTTCCGTCGATGTAAAGGCCGTATCGCCTCATCCATGCATTCCTCCTCTGAAAAAAATGTGCAACTTGGGACCGGACACCCTCCAAGCTTGTACTTTCCCTTTTCTTACGCGTCGATCACTCCTTCACTTGCACAAGAAAACGCGGCAGTGCCCATCGTCATCAACACGGAATCTGTTCATCACTTCCACTCGATCAATCGGTTCCTCACCCGTTGCCCCTCTCTCGGACGGCCGAAGATCTATCCTGGAAAATGCTGTTCGGGTGATTCCAGTCTCGTCGGCATGCGCAGCAGCATATAGATGCCGAACAACCACCAACACAGGACGATCACCCATTCATAGGGCCAAATAAGTGCAGCGGGCATCCCCGGGAGATATAGAACGCCGATGAACAAGCTGAGAATCACAGCCACGATTCCCACAAAGGGTCCCTTTCCCGCCCGAAACGGACGCGGCATCTCCGGTTCCTTTTTGCGGAGTACCAAAAAGGAGACCGCCACCAGAAAATACGACAGGACGATGTTCACTCCCCCTGCGTCCACCAGCCAAACCAGCATTTCCCGTCCGAAGAGAGGAGCGATTACGGACAACACCCCGATCAGCAAAATCGCATTAGACGGTGTTTTGTACTTCGGATGCAGTTTGGCAAACCATCCGGGCAGCATGCCCCATTCGGCCATGGCGTACAAAATCCGGCTCCCGCCGATAAAAAAGGCGTTCCAACTGGTCAAAATGCCGGCGATTCCCCCGAGAACCAATATCTTTCCGAACAACGGATGCCCCATCAACGCGGCCAACGCATCCGCCGTCGCCAATTCGACGTTTCCGAGGGATCCGGGATGGAGGCCCAATCCGACAGCAACAATCACCACAATATACCATATCACCGCGAGCAAAACGGAATAGACGAGCAAAATCCCGATCATGCGGGAAGGAATTTTCATCTCCTCCGCCGCCTGCGGAATCACATCAAAGCCTACAAAGAGGAAGGGGGTCATCACCAGCACCGTCAGAAGTCCGTCCAGTCCGTTGACGAAGAACGGGCGAAAATATTCCGGTTCCCCGCCGTTGAAAGATCCGAAGATCAGCAGAACTCCCACAAGTGCCAACAACAGCGTGCAAATCCCTTGAAAAACCGCTGCCGGCCGGATCCCCAAATAGTTGACGACTGTGATCACGATTGCACCGACCACGCCGACCAGAGCCCATGTCAAGGTGACATCATATCCGGCGACGGTCCACAGGTAAACGGCACGATAATTGGGAAACAGATAGTCGACCACCGTCGGCAAAGCCACCGCTTCAAAAGCCACGACGGAAATATACCCCAAAGCAATTCCCCAAGAAGCCACAAAGGAATACCGCGGACCGAGGGCGCGCAGGGTATAAATTTGCTCCCCTCCCACCTTCGGCATCGCGGAAACCAGTTCCGCGTAGGTTAAACCGACGAAGACAACCATCAACCCTCCGATCAAAAAAGCGAAAATGCTGCCGACGCTTCCTGCTTCAGCGATCCAGTCCCCGGCCAAAACCACCCAGCCCCATCCGATCATTGCTCCAAAAGCCAGTGAGACCACATCTTTTTGGGACAATACCCGGACAAGCTGTCGCTTTTCCATCGAACCCCTCACCTCCTGTTCCGCCAACTTTATATTGCAAAATTCATGCCAAACTATAGATTAGACTGAAAAAACATGATTTTTTGCCCCTTGGCCTCTTGATCTCCCTTCCACAGGTTATGCAAAATTACATAACCC
This window harbors:
- a CDS encoding NAD-dependent succinate-semialdehyde dehydrogenase; amino-acid sequence: MRRYGLYIDGKWTASGSGETFEVLDPATKEVVGTAAEATAEDVRKAVDAAHRAFPGWSSRTAKERSAILHNWHRLMLDHLDELAEGMTREQGKPLAEARGEVQYAADFVQWYGEEAKRIYGETIPASFADKRIWVLRQPVGVVAAITPWNFPAAMITRKIAPALAAGCTVVIKPAEQTPLTACRLVELMEEAGFPPGVVNLVTGSRPEAIGDSLLQDPRVRKLTFTGSTEVGKILMKKAADTVKRVSLELGGHAPFLVFEDADLEAAAAEVAASKFRNAGQTCVCTNRIYVHESVAEAFTEALVRRVEAMKVGYGLEEGVTIGPLIDEQAVMKAERHVRDAVEKGARIVIGGDRCRLPGKLEKGTFFQPTVLAQVTDEMLVQREETFGPVAPVQAFRTEEEAITRANNTSYGLAAYLFTRDLSRAVRVMEQLEYGIVGVNDGLPSVAQAPFGGFKESGIGREGGRHGMEEFLETKYVSVKLV
- a CDS encoding APC family permease, coding for MEKRQLVRVLSQKDVVSLAFGAMIGWGWVVLAGDWIAEAGSVGSIFAFLIGGLMVVFVGLTYAELVSAMPKVGGEQIYTLRALGPRYSFVASWGIALGYISVVAFEAVALPTVVDYLFPNYRAVYLWTVAGYDVTLTWALVGVVGAIVITVVNYLGIRPAAVFQGICTLLLALVGVLLIFGSFNGGEPEYFRPFFVNGLDGLLTVLVMTPFLFVGFDVIPQAAEEMKIPSRMIGILLVYSVLLAVIWYIVVIVAVGLGLHPGSLGNVELATADALAALMGHPLFGKILVLGGIAGILTSWNAFFIGGSRILYAMAEWGMLPGWFAKLHPKYKTPSNAILLIGVLSVIAPLFGREMLVWLVDAGGVNIVLSYFLVAVSFLVLRKKEPEMPRPFRAGKGPFVGIVAVILSLFIGVLYLPGMPAALIWPYEWVIVLCWWLFGIYMLLRMPTRLESPEQHFPG